CCCATTAATAAACTTGTCATGCAAAGTGACCAGTTTAAATTTCCTGGTCACACCGAATACCTGGCTTCCATTGCCGGTGTGGATGAAGCGCTCATGATGATGGTGGGTGGTTCACTGCGGGTTGGACTCGTCACCGCTCACGTTCCTTTAAAGGAGGTTTCAACCTTAATCACCAAAGATAAAATCATCCGCACGGCTCAACGCATGAACCAAAGCCTGATTCGCGACTTCGGGATTCGTAAACCGCGGATTGCTGTGCTGGGGATTAATCCCCATGCCGGTGAAAATGGTTTGTTGGGGGAGGAAGACCGTAACGTTATAGAACCGGCCATTAACGCTTTGCGCAATGAAGGCATTATGGCATTTGGTCCCTACGCAGCGGATGGGCTCTTCGGCTCGGGTAACTTCCGGAATTTCGACGGAATTCTGGCGATGTATCACGACCAGGGTCTTACGCCATTCAAGGCTTTGTCGTTCGATGAAGGCGTGAATTTTACGGCGGGACTCCCCGTAGTGCGCACTTCTCCAGATCATGGTACAGCATACGACCTGGCGGGTAAGGGCTCCGCTTCAGAGGCCTCGTTCCGCAATGCGATTTACCTGGCTAAAGATGTGTTTTTAAACCGGAAGTTTTATAAAGAGATCAATTCCAACCCCTTACAACCACAGGTGAAGGCCGAACGCAATGAGCGGGAGTGATTTCGCATTATTTCGTCCCTTTTTCCATCTTTTTCTCCTTCCTGTTTTCTTTTTTATTACCTTTGCCGTCCTTTAATCATAAAACTTGAAGTTGCTGGATCAATATACGATCTCATTTTCGGGTCTGAGAGTTGGCCGGCATGAGTTTAGTTTTGTGGTAGACAAGAAGTTCTTTGCATGCTT
The Flavobacteriales bacterium genome window above contains:
- the pdxA gene encoding 4-hydroxythreonine-4-phosphate dehydrogenase PdxA, whose protein sequence is MSQQHTSEDRVRIGISVGDINGVGMEIILKSLADNRLFGEITPIVYGSSKLASYYRKVLQMNEFNFHLINSATEAQKNKANLVQVWNEEMNITPGEATSLGGKYAFQSLEAAVKDLASGKIDVLVTAPINKLVMQSDQFKFPGHTEYLASIAGVDEALMMMVGGSLRVGLVTAHVPLKEVSTLITKDKIIRTAQRMNQSLIRDFGIRKPRIAVLGINPHAGENGLLGEEDRNVIEPAINALRNEGIMAFGPYAADGLFGSGNFRNFDGILAMYHDQGLTPFKALSFDEGVNFTAGLPVVRTSPDHGTAYDLAGKGSASEASFRNAIYLAKDVFLNRKFYKEINSNPLQPQVKAERNERE